From a region of the Chloroflexota bacterium genome:
- a CDS encoding MarR family transcriptional regulator, translated as MNLEQQGLLLEQQLCFDVYAASRAINKAYRPLLETLGLTYPQYLVMLVLWEHEAQTVKQLGEQLQLDSGTLSPLLKRLESAGFLQRQRRASDEREVEIQLTEAGRALRQQASNVPASIFQAIGLSAAEYLQLKHLLRQVMASVEANHPD; from the coding sequence ATGAATTTGGAACAACAGGGCTTGTTATTGGAGCAGCAATTGTGCTTCGATGTCTATGCGGCCTCACGAGCGATCAACAAGGCCTATCGACCACTTTTAGAAACCTTGGGCTTAACCTACCCACAATATTTGGTGATGTTGGTGCTGTGGGAGCACGAAGCTCAGACTGTCAAGCAGCTTGGCGAACAATTACAACTCGATTCGGGCACGCTCTCACCATTGCTCAAACGGCTGGAAAGTGCGGGCTTTTTGCAGCGCCAACGCCGTGCCAGCGACGAGCGTGAAGTCGAAATTCAATTAACTGAGGCAGGCCGCGCCTTGCGTCAACAGGCCAGCAATGTACCAGCCTCGATTTTTCAAGCAATTGGCTTAAGCGCTGCTGAATATCTCCAGCTTAAGCATTTGTTACGTCAAGTGATGGCTTCAGTTGAAGCAAATCACCCTGATTAG
- a CDS encoding E3 binding domain-containing protein: MASSVALPTFQSTARLYRWLIQPGAEVAAGQIVALVVDAHAEWALPAQQTGTVAALLVNEGATLDATTPLLQFVEMVSKRQLTVTPLARCIAERHQLDLSTISGTLADGRVGKRDILAHLPDAAPTLAEPTEQLAAPADGFCVAEQMGNAFAQSEQVIVVAAPKSPPTSQTTPQASTLQPWTEAQHQQIQLRQFAAASIPQAYCSHAISLDRFAATELTAHLLLATIQVLQRHPLLRSVWAAGDRLERASLHIHVEHPLGRCSIPFAADLNLRGLQRALTSPTTEQAGAFSFIQSAVNLWSAAPITYGQSATLHIGATRKVLVGEALQISQQAIATLSYDTRLISDTAAEAFLADLAKALA; encoded by the coding sequence ATGGCATCGTCAGTGGCCCTGCCAACGTTTCAATCAACCGCCCGATTATACCGTTGGTTGATTCAACCTGGTGCTGAAGTAGCAGCAGGCCAGATTGTAGCGTTGGTTGTTGATGCACACGCTGAATGGGCGCTTCCAGCACAGCAAACTGGAACGGTTGCGGCATTATTAGTTAATGAGGGAGCCACCCTCGATGCGACTACTCCATTATTACAATTTGTTGAAATGGTGTCAAAACGCCAACTTACTGTCACCCCACTGGCTCGTTGCATTGCCGAGCGCCATCAACTCGATTTAAGCACAATTAGCGGGACGCTCGCCGATGGGCGGGTGGGCAAACGCGATATTCTGGCCCATTTGCCCGATGCTGCCCCAACCCTAGCTGAGCCAACCGAGCAACTCGCTGCACCAGCCGATGGGTTTTGTGTCGCCGAACAGATGGGCAATGCTTTTGCCCAATCTGAGCAAGTAATTGTTGTTGCTGCTCCCAAAAGCCCGCCAACCAGCCAAACAACGCCGCAAGCAAGCACGCTTCAGCCGTGGACTGAGGCCCAACACCAGCAAATTCAGTTGCGCCAATTTGCCGCCGCCAGCATTCCCCAAGCCTATTGCTCACACGCCATCAGCCTCGATCGGTTTGCTGCAACTGAATTAACTGCACATTTATTGTTAGCAACAATTCAGGTCTTGCAACGTCATCCATTATTACGCAGCGTTTGGGCCGCTGGTGATCGTTTGGAACGCGCTAGTTTGCATATTCATGTTGAACATCCTTTGGGTCGCTGTAGCATTCCATTCGCCGCTGATCTGAATTTGCGTGGTTTGCAACGGGCATTAACCAGCCCAACTACTGAGCAAGCTGGGGCGTTTAGCTTTATCCAGAGTGCGGTGAATTTGTGGAGTGCTGCGCCGATCACCTACGGTCAATCGGCGACATTGCATATTGGGGCTACTCGCAAGGTGTTGGTTGGCGAGGCATTGCAAATTAGCCAACAAGCAATCGCCACGCTCAGTTATGATACTCGTTTGATCAGTGATACTGCTGCCGAAGCCTTTTTAGCGGATCTCGCTAAAGCACTGGCTTAA
- a CDS encoding TROVE domain-containing protein — protein sequence MNIVRRLFARTPDAAHGLNHEGFPTYQRSLAERYVQSLLTNTIGSTFYASQGSNYALALELHQTILAHDPVFAAKALVYAREQGTMRLQPIIGLVVLSTVDLGLFRQIFKRIILTPGDLQDFVQIVRSRQIRHGMGRAIKQTINEWLLNLSEYHVIKYGGTNSGSMTLRDVLRLTRPQPVDDRTNALFSYLIDRERWRTTWAEQAPTLLPQIAAVEQLKRTSDPTEQRALVETGRLPYEIVTGTGKPDLAMWRTLIEQMPYLALLRNLASLQRSGVFHDAAMVEYVVGRLSDLEALRRAKILPFRLHAAWLAFTPLSEQEKLIQQTLEQMLEMAFVNMPEIPGRVVVAPDVSGSMRGSINPKSQVRYVDVAGIFAGSLYRSNPTAQLLPFNTSIVQMETWRETKLMWLTKQITAKLGGGTAVSAPISHLYDRREVVDVVIAITDNEEWASDSYGGTSFVSVWRKYLAEVNPKAQAFLITIAPYPHAVAPPDEPNVSFIFGWAEHVPAYIAQSLLGYADQLSTIEQITL from the coding sequence ATGAACATTGTTCGCCGCCTGTTTGCTCGCACGCCTGATGCAGCACATGGGCTTAACCACGAGGGCTTTCCTACCTATCAACGCAGTTTGGCTGAACGTTATGTGCAAAGCTTGTTGACCAATACCATTGGCTCAACCTTTTACGCCTCACAAGGTAGCAATTATGCCTTGGCCTTGGAGTTGCACCAAACGATATTGGCCCATGATCCAGTGTTTGCTGCGAAAGCCTTGGTGTATGCTCGCGAACAAGGAACCATGCGCCTTCAGCCAATTATCGGCTTGGTTGTGCTATCAACTGTCGATTTGGGCTTGTTTCGTCAAATTTTCAAGCGCATTATTCTCACACCAGGCGATTTGCAAGATTTTGTGCAAATTGTGCGTTCGCGTCAGATTCGGCATGGCATGGGTCGGGCAATCAAGCAAACAATCAACGAATGGTTGCTTAACTTGAGCGAATATCACGTAATTAAATATGGTGGCACGAATTCAGGCAGCATGACCTTGCGTGATGTGCTGCGCCTAACCCGCCCGCAACCTGTCGATGATCGCACTAATGCCTTGTTTAGCTATTTGATTGATCGTGAGCGCTGGCGCACAACCTGGGCTGAGCAAGCGCCCACGCTGTTGCCGCAAATCGCAGCGGTCGAGCAACTTAAGCGCACGAGCGATCCGACTGAGCAGCGAGCGTTGGTTGAGACTGGTCGTCTGCCCTACGAAATTGTCACAGGTACGGGCAAGCCAGATTTGGCAATGTGGCGAACGTTGATCGAGCAAATGCCCTATTTGGCCTTGCTACGCAATTTGGCCAGTTTGCAACGGTCGGGCGTGTTCCACGACGCGGCGATGGTTGAATATGTGGTTGGGCGTTTGAGCGACCTTGAAGCCTTGCGCCGTGCCAAGATTCTGCCATTTCGTTTGCATGCAGCTTGGTTAGCTTTCACGCCACTGAGCGAGCAGGAAAAGCTGATTCAGCAAACGCTTGAGCAGATGCTTGAAATGGCCTTCGTCAACATGCCCGAAATTCCTGGGCGGGTCGTGGTTGCCCCGGATGTTTCTGGTTCGATGCGCGGCTCCATCAATCCTAAGTCGCAAGTACGTTATGTCGATGTTGCAGGCATTTTCGCTGGATCACTCTATCGCAGCAACCCAACCGCCCAACTGCTACCTTTTAATACCAGCATTGTTCAGATGGAGACGTGGCGCGAAACCAAATTGATGTGGCTGACAAAGCAAATTACGGCCAAACTTGGTGGTGGCACAGCAGTTTCCGCTCCAATCTCGCATTTGTATGATCGCCGCGAGGTGGTCGATGTAGTAATTGCAATTACCGACAATGAGGAATGGGCAAGTGATAGCTATGGTGGCACAAGTTTTGTCAGCGTTTGGCGCAAATATCTGGCCGAGGTTAACCCCAAGGCTCAAGCATTTTTGATCACGATTGCGCCCTATCCGCACGCGGTTGCCCCGCCCGATGAGCCAAATGTGAGCTTTATTTTTGGCTGGGCCGAGCATGTGCCAGCCTATATCGCCCAAAGCTTGCTTGGCTACGCCGATCAGCTGAGCACGATCGAGCAGATTACCCTTTGA
- a CDS encoding CTP synthase — MTKYIFVTGGVASSVGKGITVASLGRLLKSRGISVSIQKLDPYINVDPGTMSPYQHGEVFVTEDGAETDLDLGHYERFIDENLSRVNNITTGQIYSSVIQKERRGDFLGGTIQVIPHITNEIKSRVALVAKNTSADVVIVEIGGTVGDIESLPFLEAIRQMKKDVGRDNVIYIHVTLLPYLQASGELKTKPTQHSIAELRRVGISPAVVLCRSDLPVDDDIREKIALFADLPNEAVVALPTVDSIYEVPLVLEEAGLGDLIIERLALAAQPVQLDEWRSLVERIKQPKRHTTVAIVGKYVELRDAYMSVAESVRHAGWAQDIQVDIKWVSSEELEVADPVTMLGDVQGIIVPGGFGYRGVEGKIRAVRYARENKIPFLGLCLGMQCATIEFARFALNAPDANSTEFNPNTKLPVIDFMPDQLDISDKGGTMRLGVYPCILAPDTKAAKAYGRELALERHRHRFEFNNKYRKAMEAAGFVISGHSPDGRLVEIVELRDHPWFVASQFHPEFKSRPNNPHPLFRDFVQAALEQTAE; from the coding sequence ATGACGAAGTATATTTTCGTGACGGGTGGCGTAGCTTCATCGGTGGGCAAGGGAATCACCGTGGCCTCGCTGGGCCGTTTGCTGAAAAGTCGTGGCATTAGCGTTTCAATTCAAAAACTTGATCCATATATCAATGTTGACCCTGGTACGATGTCGCCCTACCAACATGGCGAGGTCTTTGTGACCGAAGATGGCGCTGAAACCGACCTCGATTTGGGCCACTACGAACGCTTTATTGATGAAAATTTGTCCCGCGTTAATAACATTACAACCGGCCAAATTTATTCTTCAGTGATTCAAAAAGAACGCCGTGGCGATTTCCTCGGTGGCACGATTCAAGTTATTCCGCATATCACCAACGAAATTAAAAGCCGCGTGGCTTTGGTAGCCAAAAATACCAGTGCTGATGTGGTAATTGTCGAAATTGGTGGCACAGTCGGCGATATTGAAAGCCTGCCCTTCCTCGAAGCCATTCGCCAAATGAAAAAAGATGTGGGTCGCGATAATGTGATCTATATTCATGTCACATTGTTGCCCTATCTCCAAGCCAGCGGCGAACTCAAAACCAAGCCAACCCAACACTCAATCGCCGAATTGCGCCGCGTAGGCATCTCGCCAGCAGTGGTGTTATGTCGCTCCGATTTGCCTGTTGATGATGATATTCGTGAGAAAATCGCGCTGTTTGCTGATTTACCCAACGAGGCTGTGGTAGCTCTCCCAACCGTCGATTCGATTTATGAAGTGCCATTGGTGCTTGAGGAAGCAGGCTTAGGCGATTTAATTATCGAACGCTTGGCTTTGGCTGCTCAGCCCGTTCAGCTCGATGAATGGCGCTCGTTAGTTGAGCGCATCAAACAACCCAAACGCCATACCACCGTGGCGATTGTAGGCAAATATGTGGAGTTGCGCGATGCCTATATGAGCGTCGCCGAATCGGTGCGCCACGCTGGTTGGGCACAGGATATTCAAGTTGATATCAAATGGGTCTCATCGGAAGAACTTGAAGTGGCTGATCCAGTAACCATGCTTGGCGATGTCCAAGGAATCATTGTGCCTGGCGGCTTTGGCTATCGCGGGGTCGAGGGCAAAATTCGGGCTGTGCGCTATGCTCGCGAAAACAAAATCCCCTTCTTGGGGCTTTGTTTGGGCATGCAATGTGCCACAATTGAATTTGCCCGCTTTGCCTTGAATGCGCCCGATGCCAACTCAACCGAATTTAACCCCAACACCAAACTGCCTGTGATCGACTTTATGCCTGATCAGTTGGATATCAGTGATAAGGGCGGGACAATGCGCTTGGGCGTTTATCCATGTATTTTAGCGCCCGACACCAAAGCTGCTAAAGCATATGGCCGTGAATTGGCCTTGGAACGCCATCGCCATCGCTTTGAGTTTAACAACAAATATCGCAAAGCCATGGAAGCAGCCGGCTTTGTCATCAGCGGTCACTCACCTGATGGTCGTTTAGTCGAGATTGTTGAGTTGCGCGACCATCCTTGGTTTGTGGCTTCGCAATTCCACCCTGAGTTCAAATCGCGCCCGAACAATCCGCATCCATTGTTCCGCGATTTTGTGCAGGCAGCCTTGGAACAAACCGCCGAATAA
- a CDS encoding organic hydroperoxide resistance protein, with product MALKTLYTTTMTATGGRTGQVTAPDGSLTLDLASPKELGGPGGATNPEQLFAAGYAACFHSALSLVAKHAKADPTDSSVTGTVSLGANAQGGYGLAVTLTVDLPKVERETALALVEKAHTVCPYSNATRGNIEVELIVK from the coding sequence ATGGCGCTTAAAACCTTATATACGACCACAATGACGGCAACTGGTGGACGCACGGGCCAAGTAACTGCACCCGATGGTAGCTTGACGCTCGATCTTGCCTCGCCCAAAGAGTTAGGTGGGCCTGGTGGCGCGACCAACCCTGAGCAATTGTTTGCCGCTGGCTATGCTGCTTGCTTTCATAGTGCCTTGAGTTTGGTCGCCAAACATGCCAAAGCCGATCCAACTGATTCAAGCGTGACAGGCACGGTCAGCCTTGGAGCTAATGCCCAAGGTGGCTATGGTTTGGCCGTCACTTTGACCGTCGATTTGCCTAAGGTCGAGCGCGAAACAGCCTTAGCCTTGGTTGAAAAAGCCCATACGGTTTGCCCTTATAGCAACGCGACCCGTGGCAATATCGAAGTTGAGTTGATTGTAAAGTAG
- a CDS encoding peptidoglycan DD-metalloendopeptidase family protein yields MARHSLSPNRSLQRAWRFDRGLPKPLLLLLLLDLCLLLPVPLLLPSVFDPQPNSQPSTNPAIEEPSSTAIPQGAGIGSAAEQRQLPLLIDPVRLQDARYGDAQTIARLLAKYWPTLAKQTFDVGNGIQQDAANIITGQALRWNINPLVLVSLLAINHDAANSPGFEQAFGGPETGFPQQVLWATLELREGLSQPLTNTFQLQHGGWWSAEQPLDLANASLLRVLAQTHNQTELEQLLGVGNQSWVAQVTPIMGDPRQPIYNPVIDQPFMVTPFNAANHPIAQFDHQYPLINADGTMLGNGLSFELGYDGHNGWDYDLPADSPILAVAAGTVLFAGWIDSGCATPAGVVVVQHPNGYRSAYWHLGRVDVQAGQQVAQSELLGLIGQTGCSVNDHLHLSIQRLGRDTDPAGWCNTLPDPWAAHPGGTSSRWLWLDQVDSCNQPAMSSLADDSDPATTTRYGSSWQADSAGNFNGSHWTRTGGQTLWRPWIAQAGRYRVLVFIPNAATKAGTAHYRIAHSDGMSEIVIEQAKHAGSWLSLGDFWFEPGQIGRIGLSAMPGTLTWADAIAVQSLN; encoded by the coding sequence ATGGCCCGCCATTCACTCAGCCCTAATCGATCATTGCAACGTGCCTGGCGTTTTGATCGTGGCTTACCTAAGCCATTGTTATTGCTGTTGTTGCTTGATTTATGTCTGCTTTTGCCAGTGCCCTTGCTCTTGCCAAGCGTGTTTGATCCACAGCCAAATAGCCAACCTAGCACAAACCCAGCAATCGAAGAGCCAAGTTCAACTGCAATACCCCAAGGTGCAGGCATTGGCAGCGCCGCTGAACAACGCCAATTGCCCTTGCTGATCGATCCGGTACGGTTGCAAGATGCTCGCTATGGCGATGCCCAAACTATTGCTAGGTTGCTGGCTAAATATTGGCCCACCTTGGCTAAGCAAACTTTTGATGTGGGTAATGGCATCCAACAAGATGCTGCTAATATCATCACAGGCCAAGCCTTGCGCTGGAATATTAATCCACTGGTTTTAGTGAGTTTGTTGGCAATTAATCACGATGCTGCCAATTCGCCAGGGTTTGAACAGGCGTTTGGCGGCCCCGAAACAGGCTTTCCGCAACAAGTGCTTTGGGCAACGCTAGAATTACGCGAAGGTTTAAGCCAACCATTAACCAATACCTTTCAGCTTCAGCATGGTGGCTGGTGGTCAGCTGAACAACCACTCGATCTCGCGAATGCCAGTTTGTTACGGGTATTGGCGCAAACCCATAATCAAACTGAGCTTGAACAATTGTTGGGTGTTGGCAACCAGTCATGGGTTGCGCAAGTAACGCCGATTATGGGCGATCCGCGTCAGCCAATCTACAATCCAGTCATTGATCAGCCGTTTATGGTCACGCCATTTAATGCCGCCAATCATCCAATTGCCCAATTCGACCATCAATATCCTTTGATTAACGCCGATGGCACGATGCTTGGCAATGGTTTAAGTTTCGAGTTGGGCTACGACGGGCATAATGGCTGGGATTATGATCTGCCCGCCGATAGCCCGATTTTGGCTGTGGCAGCGGGCACAGTGCTGTTTGCGGGCTGGATTGATAGTGGCTGTGCTACACCAGCAGGCGTGGTAGTGGTTCAGCATCCTAATGGTTATCGCAGCGCATATTGGCATTTGGGGCGGGTTGATGTGCAAGCAGGCCAGCAGGTGGCTCAATCGGAATTACTGGGGCTGATTGGCCAAACTGGTTGTAGCGTTAATGATCATCTCCATTTGAGCATTCAGCGCTTGGGTCGCGATACTGACCCTGCTGGCTGGTGTAACACCTTGCCCGATCCATGGGCTGCGCATCCAGGTGGAACCAGCAGTCGTTGGTTATGGCTGGATCAGGTCGATAGTTGTAATCAACCAGCCATGAGCAGTTTGGCTGATGATAGTGATCCAGCCACAACCACACGGTATGGTAGTAGCTGGCAAGCGGATTCTGCAGGCAATTTCAATGGTTCACATTGGACACGCACTGGTGGTCAAACGCTTTGGCGGCCATGGATCGCCCAAGCGGGTCGTTATCGCGTATTGGTCTTTATTCCCAACGCTGCGACCAAGGCTGGCACGGCCCATTATCGGATTGCCCATAGCGATGGCATGAGCGAAATTGTGATCGAACAGGCCAAGCATGCTGGTAGTTGGCTCAGTTTGGGCGATTTTTGGTTTGAGCCAGGCCAAATTGGCCGGATTGGGCTTAGCGCCATGCCTGGCACGTTAACTTGGGCCGATGCGATTGCCGTTCAATCGTTAAATTAA